In Candidatus Neomarinimicrobiota bacterium, the DNA window TCGACTAAAACTATTTGTCTGGCTAATCCCTTCTCAGCCAATCTGACAGCCGTCATCTCTCCGACGTGTCCTGCACCGACAACGGTTATTTTCATTTTATGAGCCCTCCCAAAAAATTACCCGCCTGTTGAGACGGGGAAAGAATTATTTTTTTCATCGATTTACTTCTGAATCCGTGACTGATCCTAAAGAGATATATGACTACTGTTCAAAATGGGGAGTTTGATAGAGAGCTTTCCCTGAAGTTCATCAGGGGGCGTGGACACTCACGAATTTCCTGTTGTTCTTTTTGGTGTCGAATTTTACTAAACCGTCTATAAGCGCGAACAGTGAATCATCGCTGGCTCTTTTTACATTGGTTCCGGGCTTAAATTTGGTGCCCCTCTGTTTAATGATAATACTTCCGGCGGTGACTTTTTGACCGCCAAAAGCTTTAACTCCGAGCATTTTCGGTTTACTGTCGCGCCCGTTCTTTGAACTTCCCACACCTTTTTTATGTGCCATTATTAACTCCGGATAATCTACTTTTTGTCGGGCTTCGGCTTGGATTTTGAAGCGGAGCCGTTCGAGATTCCGTCAATTCTAATCCATGTCAATTCCTGCCTGTGTCCCCTTTTGACCTTGTACCCTTTTCTCCGTTTCTTTTTCAGCATTACGATCTTATCGCCTTTACCCTGCTTCAGGATGGTAGCGTTGACTATTGCTTTGGGGACCGAAGGGGTGCCGATAACAGATTTTTTGCCCTCGCCGAGCATAAGAATTTCATCGAATGTGGTTTTGCTCCCCGCTTTTCCCTCTAATTTTTGGACTGTGATCTCGTCACCCACTCTGACACTGTGCTGAAATCCTTTTATAACAACTACTGCATACATTATTGATTTAAAACCCCTTTTTCCGAAACTTATTTCCTAAACAGCCGGATATATTAAACAGATGCGAATTCACTGTCAAGAGGTAAATTGTTCCGTAATGTCCAGACCGCTTTTCTTTGAAAATATCCGAAAATCGTTCATACTGAGTTCCGCATCTTCCCTTATGTCCAACTTAATCCAGTACTTCCACATAAGCCTTCGAATCGATTCTTTGCTGTCCTCGGAAAAGTGGAAGGCAACGTCCGGATGGAGGTTAATTATGAGGCGCCGTTCCGGATTTTCCACTTTCATTCGCTTTATCCAGCGTTCTATCTTGTTAATCAGGGTGTCTTTTGAGATAACCCTCCCAAGACCGTGACAGACAGGACACACGTCGCTTACCCGGTAGAGCAGTCCGGGCCCGATTCTCTGCCTTGTCATCTCTATAAGACCAAGTTCAGAGAGCTCGAATACCTTGCTCCTCGCACGATCCTTGGACATTTCCTTTCGCATCGCATGATAGACGGACTTTCGGTTTTTCAGGTCTTCCATATCAATAAAATCTATTACTATCAGCCCTCCTATGTCCCGGAGGCGAAGTTGTCTTGCAATTTCAGGCACCGATTCAAGATTGATCTTGAGAGAGTTGAGTTCGTGCTCCTTTTTACCCTGGAACCTGCCGGAATTTACGTCCACGGTGACAAGGGCTTCAGTATGGTCTATAAGAATGTATCCCCCGCTTTTCAGCCAGACCTTCCGGTGCTGAGTTTTTTCAAGCTCCGGCTCGATATTGAATTTATCAAATATCGGGATCTGTTCATTATAAAATTCTAATTTATCGAGCAGTTGCGGCGACACATTTTTAAGGTAAGCATTTATCTTCCGGTAAAGTTTTCTGGAATCCACAATTACTTTTTCTACTTCTTCCGTCAGGAGGTCTCTGATAACGCTGAATGCCATTTCAAGGTCCTTATAAACGAGGAACGGAGGCTCCTGTTTTTTTATCTCCTTCTCGACGTCCTTCCATTTGACCATAAGGATATTAAAATCGTTCTCCAGCATTTCAGCGGGTTTACCGCTCGCTGCGGTTCGGAGGATAAGCCCGAAATCATCGGGTCTTAAAGCCTTCGCTATTTTTTGAAGCCTCTTTTTTTCCTTATAATTTGAGACTTTCCGGGAGATACCGATCTGTCTGTCATTCGGTACCAATACTATAAATTGTCCTGCAAGGGAAATATGAGTCGTGACGCGGGGTCCCTTATCGTGAATCGGTTCCTTGGTTATCTGAACGATCAGTTCCTGTCCGGGCTTAGGCATCCATTCTCCACGGATCCTGCTGCCTCTTTTTTGGGGTGTTTTCTCTTCATCATAATCGGACTCGAACAAGTCCATAAAATCGTGAACAGATTCGTTTATGTCCGAGAAGTGTAAAAACCCGTCGTGCTCAAGACCGATATCTATAAATGCCGCGCGCATCCCCGGGTTAACACGGGCAACCCTGCCTTTATAAATGTCGCCGACCATGCGGATGTTTTCGGGGCGCTCGAGGAGTATCTCGGCGAGCTGTCCGTTTTCGGTGATCGCTATACGCGTTTCATTCCGCGTTTCATTAATAAAAATTTCTCTCGTTACCGGTTGTTTCGGCTTTTTATACTGCGGGCGCCGCCGATTATAGTTCGGATTTTTCTTTCTATCTTGTGTAAAAGCCATAGTTTATTTAATTCTCCCTAAACAAAGCTAAGGTAATTATCAGACTGATGTCATGCAATTCAATTTTTTATCGGTGAGAGGAGATGGAGTGCATCGGCGGCCGGGCAAAGGCCCGGCTCCTGACGGGCTGCCGGATTCCCGCATATCTGTTCTCCTCCCTTGAGGGAGGTGTCCCGAAGCTTCGGGACGGCCACTCCCCTCGAGGGGAGAGGATTATCCTCCCTCTTTTCAAGGAGGGGGAAGGGCGTGGTTGTCTTCATTAATGCGGTCAGGGCAAGCCCTGACTCGCACGGTGCTGTCATTATGGGGTGTGAATACCGTCGGAGGCTGGGGAACGTTAAAGCCCATCCGTCTGGACGGCCAGCCCAACATCGATTTGGCGGGCAAAGCCGGGCAGGACATTTTTGTCAGCTCTTCTGTCCGGATTTCTCAGAATGACAGCATTTGGTGTGGCGCGGTCACCCTGAACGCATGTCCGACTGCTTGCCAGGCGGGAAGTCGAAGGGTGACTGCGTTAATATGCTGAGGATAGATCGCAGACACTGATTCTCAATCATAAATGGCTGGGCTTTTATAAGGGAAATTACTCCTAAATCCCCTCTTTGATGGGATATGTAGGGGAGGGTTTGTAACCCTCCCGAAATATGCGGGCTGGTTATAAACCAGCCCCTACGGTGCAGTTACAAATAACTCGCAGAAAGCAGGAGTTGTCCATGTGTAATTCCCCACTTTTTCCCGGACAATTCCCCGCTTTCTTCGGGGTAAACGTGAATTGTCCCTACAGTTGGGGTTGAAGGTTATTCTTTGCTGAAGACCCAGCTGCCGTCGGCTCTTTCGATTCCCTTATTCGGATTCATGAACACGAGCTTGAGTTTCCCATTTTCAGGCACCCAGGGGGTGCCGTCAAATTTACTTTTCGGGAGAAGCAATCCGAACTGAACTTTTTTGGTTTGCGCCTTCCGCCAGTTTTGGCGGACGGGAGGTTCATTCTCGGGCGATAAAGTGACTATTAGCGGAACTTTTTTCGGTTCGTACTGATTTTCGTCTTCATCTTCCACAAATATGACCCACCGATCCGGGCTGAGATATTCCTTTGCAAAAGTCGTCCTCATGTAAATCCATATTAGATTATTGTTCTTCAGATCATAATCAGTGTTATATCTTATAAGCAACGAATCAGACTCTAACATGTCCATTCCAAGTGTGTTTTGATAAAATTCTCCGGCGCTTCGGAGTACCTCATCCGTCATCATTGTAGCGCTTATCAGCAATGGGAAACCCGGATATACGGAAGATGCCGCACCCGGTTTGCCAATCCCCGTGAAAAATGCGTCACTGTTTCCGGTCATCCGGACTCCGGTGCCGAACAGGATGGTATTTTTCGAAATTGCTTCGATATACTCTGTAGCTTCCGATTTGTAGATAAATCCGTTTTGTGACGAAGTTTCGACAGCGGTATAGCATCCGAGTGAAAAACCGGATAAAATTAAACAAACGATGCCCAAACGATAGCATTCTTTTGTCATTGTTCGCTTCCGCTCCCTTTTACTAACTTGAGATTGAGCCAGTATATTTCCGGCTTCAATTTCGGCTGAGAAAGAAAGGTCGGAGATCTTCCGGTAGAGCGCGAGGGGCTTCCGATTCCCGGTGAAGTGAGCGCCGGTCCGGAACGCACTCTCGGGCGGTTGATGTTATAGTCCGGAAGTATTTCGAATCCTATCGCAAGACTCTTTTCAACCGGTTCCGTTACTCCGAGAACCTTTTCACCGTCGGCGTTCAGCGGAATTATAAAATTAAAGGTCATAGTTTCGGAGACGAACTTTCGATTCATTTTGAAACCCATAGTTCCGTCGGCATCTATCAAGTCAATAGTTCGGGTCTTCTCATTGAAATATAATATCTTCTTCTCGTAATCCTTGATCCGGTCCGCGAGCCTGACGCTCTGAGTATCGGTGAGCAGGCTCTTGAACCCGCCCCAGTTGGCTAATGATGAAAATTGGTTTTTTATGAACGGATGCGCTCCCCGTTTCAAGGGGAATTGAAACCCTGAATTTTTTAAATGTAAGCCCTCGGAATTCAGCCATAAGTTGAGGATGGACTTCGAATATTTCTTGTTCAGAGAATCAGATTTGATGATAACGGAAAAGTATAGATAATTCTCATTATTCCCCGCTTTAAATTCCAGATTTTTAAATACTTCCACTGTTTGAAGCATCAAGGGATCGTACCCGTTTTCCGAGATATGAATGGAGGAGACAGGGAGCGTTGTACATGCAGAAATTGTGACGGCGATCAGAGCGGTGAGAACTTTTGGCGATAATATTGGTGCGAAACTTTTCATCGGGTCAAATTAACCGGTGGTGGAAGTAATTGTCAAGTTTGACGGCGGCAAAAACAGAATCGGTCGATTTTAATGCAAGAATAAATATGAATCGTGGAAAGAAAATATTTCTTGGAATTTGAACAAATCGGGTTAATATTACACAATATGTAGTGTATGAGGATATTTATATACTACAGATTGAAACTATCCAACTGAAAATTTAGTAGAATTATACGTTTATACGGTGAAAGCCAAGCTGACTGGATAAATTGATGAAGAGGGAGGCAATGAAAAACAGGACACTGGTTTTTGGAGGATTATGGATATTCCTTATGACAGGCACGGGGATCAAGTACGGAGTCGAATATGATGCTGCGGGTGAAATAACAGAGCTGCAAAATGAAAACCGTACACTTCTCAAGTCATTAAATCAGATTGAGGAATCACTGATCTGGCTCCAGAAAGAGTATAGCCGAAACCCGTATAGGGGGCTCGCGCGAATAGTGTCAACCGCGTACAGCTCTGACGTTAACCAGACGGATTCAACACCCTTCATTACAGCGAGTGGAGAGCCTGTCCGGGAGGGTACTCTTGCATTGAGCAGAGATATGATCAGAGCTGAAAACGAAATGATGGAGCGCATGGGATATAACCCTGCGGCGGCTATAAGTTACGGCGACACCGTAGATCTTATCTATGTTAGACGAATGGTCGTGCACGATACTATGAACAGACGGTATTCACGACGTGCGGATATCTGGATGGATTCGGAGCGTGATGCGCTTGCATGGGGTGTAAGGAATGTGTTCATAGTTCCCTTCTGAGTAAACAACTAAGCCTTCTAAGCGGAGTTTTT includes these proteins:
- the rpmA gene encoding 50S ribosomal protein L27; amino-acid sequence: MAHKKGVGSSKNGRDSKPKMLGVKAFGGQKVTAGSIIIKQRGTKFKPGTNVKRASDDSLFALIDGLVKFDTKKNNRKFVSVHAP
- a CDS encoding 3D domain-containing protein; protein product: MKREAMKNRTLVFGGLWIFLMTGTGIKYGVEYDAAGEITELQNENRTLLKSLNQIEESLIWLQKEYSRNPYRGLARIVSTAYSSDVNQTDSTPFITASGEPVREGTLALSRDMIRAENEMMERMGYNPAAAISYGDTVDLIYVRRMVVHDTMNRRYSRRADIWMDSERDALAWGVRNVFIVPF
- a CDS encoding Rne/Rng family ribonuclease; translated protein: MAFTQDRKKNPNYNRRRPQYKKPKQPVTREIFINETRNETRIAITENGQLAEILLERPENIRMVGDIYKGRVARVNPGMRAAFIDIGLEHDGFLHFSDINESVHDFMDLFESDYDEEKTPQKRGSRIRGEWMPKPGQELIVQITKEPIHDKGPRVTTHISLAGQFIVLVPNDRQIGISRKVSNYKEKKRLQKIAKALRPDDFGLILRTAASGKPAEMLENDFNILMVKWKDVEKEIKKQEPPFLVYKDLEMAFSVIRDLLTEEVEKVIVDSRKLYRKINAYLKNVSPQLLDKLEFYNEQIPIFDKFNIEPELEKTQHRKVWLKSGGYILIDHTEALVTVDVNSGRFQGKKEHELNSLKINLESVPEIARQLRLRDIGGLIVIDFIDMEDLKNRKSVYHAMRKEMSKDRARSKVFELSELGLIEMTRQRIGPGLLYRVSDVCPVCHGLGRVISKDTLINKIERWIKRMKVENPERRLIINLHPDVAFHFSEDSKESIRRLMWKYWIKLDIREDAELSMNDFRIFSKKSGLDITEQFTS
- the rplU gene encoding 50S ribosomal protein L21, yielding MYAVVVIKGFQHSVRVGDEITVQKLEGKAGSKTTFDEILMLGEGKKSVIGTPSVPKAIVNATILKQGKGDKIVMLKKKRRKGYKVKRGHRQELTWIRIDGISNGSASKSKPKPDKK